The Chitinophaga niabensis genomic interval CCGGCCAGCGCCGCTACGGCAACAGGTTATAGTAAAGTGCATGCTAAAGAACAGCAGGATATCGTAGAGGCTGCCTTTAAGGTTAAGCAAAAAAAATAACGCTGGTTTGTAATTCACTAGTAAATTCGCAAAACAAAACTTTACGCATAAGCGGAATGGAGGGTTTAACACATGATAATCGAAATTAAAGTTCCCACGGTAGGAGAATCAATCAGCGAAGTAACACTTGCAAAATGGCTCAAAAAAGACGGAGACGTTGTGAAGCAGGATGAGGTATTATGCGAAATGGAATCAGAAAAGGCCACCTTTGAGCTGAATGCAGAGAAGGCAGGTGTGCTGAAGATCATTGCAAAGGAAGGAGATACCCTGCAAATAGGAGCGGTAGCCTGCACTATTGATACAGACGGCGCAGCTGCCACAACTGCTGCACCTGCGGCAGCAGCTCCTGCACCAGCAGCTACTGAAGCTCCGGCTCCGGCAGCAGCACCTGCAGCTCCCGCTGTGAACAAAGGTACCATCGATATCAAGGTTCCCACCATCGGAGAATCCATCAGTGAAGTGACCCTCCTGAAATGGCTGAAACAAACCGGCGATTACGTAGAGCGTGATGAAGTACTGTGCGAACTGGAATCTGAGAAAGCTACTTTTGAACTGAATGCAGAAGAAGCCGGCGTACTCAAAACAATAGCGAAAGACGGCGATACTTTAAATATAGGAGACGTGGCCTGCCAGATAGATACCTCTGCTCCACGCCCTGCCGGTAAAGCACAACCTGCTCAACAACAGGCTGCCGCTGCTGCACCTAAAGCTCAGGCACCTGCTGCTGCCCCACTCCCTAACGATGTTAAAGCAACCCCGGTTGCTGCTGCAGTGATTGCAGATAAAAAAGTAGATCCTGCTTCTATTAAAGGAAGCGGCGCCCATGGCAAGATCCTGAAAGATGATGTAATGGCTGCCCTGGAAAATCCGGGTGTACCTGTTGGTCATGAACTGTTCAGCCGTGTGGAACGCAGGGAGAAAATGAGCAACCTGCGGAAAGTAGTATCCCGCAGACTGGTGGAAGCCAAGAATACAACAGCCATGCTTACCACGTTCAACGAGGTGGATATGACTAACATCATGGCTATCCGCAGCAAATACAAAGAAGCATTCAAAACATCACATGGTGTGAACCTGGGTTTCATGAGCTTCTTTACAAAAGCGGTTTGTTTTGCATTGCAGGAATTCCCTGCCGTAAATGCATACATAGATGGAGAAGAACTGGTGTACCACGATTTCTGTGATATCTCTATCGCCGTATCTGCTCCTAAAGGGCTTGTAGTACCTGTTATCCGTAACGCGGAAAGCATGGGTATGGCAGACATTGAAAAGAAAGTAGTGGAACTGGCTACCAAAGCAAGAGATAACAAACTCTCCATGGAAGAGATGACCGGTGGTACTTTCACCATCACCAATGGTGGCGTGTTCGGTTCACTCATGAGCACCCCGATCATTAATATCCCGCAATCAGCCATCCTGGGCATGCACAAGATCCAGGACCGCCCGATGGCAGTGAATGGACAGGTGGTGATCCTTCCCATGATGTATGTGGCGCTCAGCTATGATCACCGTATCATTGACGGTAAAGAGTCTGTAAGTTTCCTCGTAAGAGTGAAGGAAATGCTGGAAAACCCTGAGCAGCTGCTGTTCGGAAGGGATCCGGTGAAGGCTTTGCTGAAACTCTAGTTTACCCGTAACGTATAACCGTATATCGTAACTGCCTCCGGAAACGGAGGCAGTTTTTTTATGAGCTGTGCCTGTGAAAAACAATCCCTTACGGCGGCTGTACTTTATGTTCTCCCCAAAAACAAAACCGCCCGGCCATTACAGCCAGGCGATTTCGCCTTGATTGAGATATTAGCGTACTCTCTAAGGTTTTCTGGTCACCTTGGGTAATCTTACGGTGACTTCATATGTTCCTTTCACCAGCAGGCGGAATGCCCAACGGGGATTCACGTTGTAGGTCTGACCGGGAACGTTTGGTGTTACGCCCGCATCAATGATAACTTTGTTGCTCGGTATACGGTAATACATCAGGTAACCATAACCCGGATATTCCAGGATGGGGAAAGGGGTCAGTTCATAGTTACACACCATGGTTGTATCTGTATATTCCACCGGGTTAAACTTAGCATACGTTTCAAATAAAGGCCTGTCCCCGCGTTTTTGTAACTCTGCCAGTTTAGGATTGAATGGTGAACCATTCTTATCCACTACTTTCAGGCGCACCTGGTAACCATCGTTGGATACTTTTTTGTAGCTCATAGTCGGCACTGCAATATCACCACTGGTGTTGGTGCCATCTATAAAGTAAGCACAACCGGTTCCTTTATCTTCAAAAGGCTGGTCTATCATCTGCAGCACTGAAATGCTCTTGAAGGTTTTAGTACCACTTCCATTGGTTACCTGCAGATCGAAAGCGTAGTTGCCGGCAGGGATCTCCAGAGAACCTTCATTGAGGATCAGCTGACCGGATTTTTCCACCACTTCCAGGGAGGGCAGGGTTTGTTTGCTCCTTTTCTTATTCAGCAATGCCACCGTAGTATCTGTATTTACATTGAACAAAGCATTCCAGATATACACCTCGTGTGGTTCGTTGAAGAGGTTGGTGGGTTTGCCGGTAGCAAGGTCCCGCACTTCCAGCAATTTTACACTGATGGGGTAGTTGGAGCCATCCAGCTCAAAGCCCTGTGGGTCGCTTTTATAATTGGTCCCTCTTGGTATGCGAAAAGTATCGCTCACGTAACGGATCTGATCACTGATATAACCGATAGGTACTTTTTTGCAGGCTGTGATCAAACCAAGGCCAAAAGCGCCCAGGATGAGGCAGTTTCGAAGAGTTTTATACTTGTTCATAAATGATCTTATTTAGGTGCAGTTGCAAATGTGAAAATATGCCCGTTAGCCAGTACATGCAGTACGCCATTCGTTGTGATAATGCCGGAGGTTTGTGCTACAATGCGCGCATCTTTTTCTTCCGAAGGAACAGCTGAATTATCCAGCGGGTCCAGGGCGCCAATAACTTTGGTGAAATAGATGTACCTGGGAATATTGGTGAGCCCGCCTGAAGAATAACCACCGCTTGGATCGTCGCGGAGGGAGATGTGGCGTTGTTCTGCATCTTTTGCGCTGTAGTATTTACCGGTTGCATTAAGGCCTGCCCTTTCTATCTTTTCACCAAAGATGTAAGCACGTACGGAATCTTTCAGCTTCGCAAAATCGAGGTCTTTGAAATCAAAGATGAGGTTCTCATCATTTGCTTCCAGGCGTTTGCGTTCCTGTACTACATCCTTCACGTAATTTTTGATGGAGTAATCTGTGGGCGCAAAGAAAGTGGTGCCCGCAGCATTTATTTCATCTTTCAACCCTGTTTTATCTATCAGCAGCACCAGCGTATCGAAGAGCGGATTGGTCTTCAGGTAATCATACGTAGTACCGTTGAAATTAGGATTATGCAAGCTGCCGCCTATAAAGTAATCGTTCTTTTTGCAGGATGCAAAAGCGGCCAGGAGCAGAAAGGCTGTCAGCCATTTTATGGAAAGTTTCATGATAGTCGTTTTTAGTTGATCAGATTTAGAGCCTGCCATTCCAGTAAGGTGTTTGTTTCATCAGCAGATTGTCTTTAAACAATACGCGGGGAATGGGCCAGTAGTTACGTCCGTATGAGGGGCTGCCTGCATGCATCGCATCCTTGAAGAGGCTGTTGAAGTATTCTGTACCAATATCGGTGCGTAACAGGTCCCAGTAAAAATGGCCTTCTGCAAATAATTCACGGCCTCTTTCCCAGATCACCTCATAAAAGAAATCAATGCCAACCAATCCGGGGTCCAGGTCGCCGATGCCTGCGCGGTTGCGGGTTTTATTCAGCAGTATCCTGGCTTCAGGTTCCCTGTTCAGTTTGTAGAGGGCTTCTGCTCTGAGCAGGATAATGTCAGACAAACGGAAGATGAGGATATTGTTGGAATAGCGGGGATCCCTTTGCAGATCGCCATCCCTGTAGATCACGTTGGAATATTTCTTCAGCATGGTCATATCGAGCCTTACATCTTCATACAGCCAGATCTTTTCACGCAGGTCATTTGCTTCCCAGAAAAGGGTGTTCTTTGTACCGGGATGTACTCTCCAGGGTACGCCATCCTTGTTGTTAGGTTCGCGTGTTGCGAGGAAGGGGGCCCATAAAGTTTTCTCACCTATGCCGTTCCAGGAAGCCTCACTTTGTTCATAGCTGATGTTGATCTCAAAAATGGCTTCTGTGGATTTACCGATCGCCATTTTGGAATAAGCGGCAGAATCTGTGATGAATGTAAGACCATATGTACTGGGATTCGCTACCAGGTCGCGGGTGGCTTCTTCACATTTAGGATAATCTTTCATCCATGCATAGATATGTGCTTTTAATGCCAGTGCACTGGCCTTGGTAGCCCTTATGCCACGATCGCTTGAACTGATGGGGGATTGGGGCAGCATTTCTACTGCTTTATCCAGGTCAGCCAATGCCTGTTTCAGTACCACATCCTGTTTCTCACGGCCATAGTTCTTAGCTTCGGCAACGTCTTCCACTGCATCCAATACTAAAGGCACATCTCCCCATACGCGGGAAATATAGAAGTAATTGAAAGCGCGCAGGAAATAGGATTCTCCGAGATAATATTCCTTATGACCGGATTTGAAAGTATTCTCCGGAATGTCCGGGATCTTTTTGATCAGGAGGTTGGCTTGCGCAATGGCTTTATAGAACTTGGTCCAGTTCTGCAGATTTTCAAGGTAACCATAATACACACCATCAAAGGAACCATCGCGGAGCTGGTGAATGGAATAATCAGAGTTATAAGTGATCTCAAAAGTATTGGCAGGCACATCGCCATATACATAATACCTGTTCTCATCCGTTAATGCATCGCGCAGCATGGAGTAACCACCCAGCAGGCCGGCTAATGCATCTTTATCCGTTTTCCAGAACTTGTTGCTGGAGGGCACGTTTTTGCTTTCCAGCTCCAGTATTTTTTTACAGGAACTGCCTGCTATTAAGAACCAGGTGGTCATCAGTGCAGGAAGTATATATTTAAGTCGTTTCATGTTCATTCAGATTTGATGTGATCAGAAGCCAAAGTCTAAACCAATGGTGAATTTCTTGGGGATAGGATATCCGTCGCCGGTGTAAATACCGTAAGCGTTTACGCCTTCTGCATCGGGAATGGTGCTTTTCTGGAAGGTGTAAAGATTATCTACCACACCGTAGAGGCGGAGGCGTTTGATCTTCAGTTTGTTCAATACCTGTTGGTTGAAGCTGTAACCCGCAGTGATATATTTGATACGGAGGTAATCGCCTTTCTCAATATACATGGTGGTTTTATCGAAGAAGCGGTATGGAGAACGTGTTCCCTCTACCAGTGAAAAGGTCGGTAGCGTTGCAATGTCTCCCGGCTTCTTCCAGAAGTTCAGTTTGTTGATATCCATGATAGCTCTTGAGGCCAGGTTACGTTCACCATTATCACCTGTAGCTTCGAACAGGTATTCCAAACGGCGGTTCTCGTAGCTGTTCATGATATCCCTGCCTAAAGTGTAACTGAGGAAAACGCCAAGGGAGAAACCTTTGTAAGTAAGGTTGTTGAGGATACCTCCATAGAACTTGGGATTGGGGTCGCCGCCAATGATCTGGTCCATGGGTTCTTTGAGGTCAAAGTTACCATCCTGGTCTACCAGTATCGGGTCGCCTGCATGGTAGTCCCAGCCTACGAAGTTTTTCATCGGCTGGCCGGTAAGCAGGTTATAAGGCACATCTTCCGGACGGGAATAAATGCCTTTGAATTGAAATACATAGAACTGGTTCACAGGAAGGCCAACTGAAAGCAGGTAGTCTGAACCGTATACCCCTGTATTATAGTTGAAGATGATACTGCGTCCGCCGTTTGGCAGTGCGGTGATCACGTTCTGGTTATAAGAGAAGGTAATGTCTGTATTCCACTGCAATGCGCTTTTGGGATTGAGGTTACGGGTATTAAGGGTTACTTCCACACCGGAGTTGCGCAACCCGATAGCATTGGTTTGTGCTAAAGTATAACCACTCGCATTGGGAAGCAGGAAGTCAAAGAATCCTTTGGTGAGTTCACGTTTGTAAACGTCTACGATCAGGCGTATCCTGTCTTTAAAGAAACCTGCTTCCAAACCGAGGTTACCCTGCCTGGATTCTTCCCAGGAAAGGTCTTTCTGCGCAATACCGGAGTAATAGTTCGGCGTGATCACAGAGGTACCATTGTAAGAAGTTACGTCACGATTGTCTGCAAAGCCGGCCTGGTTCACGGTGTAGTTATTGTATCCCAGGTAATTCCTTTCGGGTTGGTTACCGGTGATACCCCAGCTACCGCGGAGTTTCAGGAAGTTCATAAAGCCCAGGGAGTTCTCAAGGCCAGGTTCGTCTGATATGATCCATCCTAAAGAAATGGAAGGGAAGGTACCCCAGCGGTTGTCTTTACCGAATTTGGAGGAAGCGTCCCTGTTGATCACGGCAGACAATAAATAACGGTCTTTAAAGTCGTAGTTCAACCGGAGGAAGATACTTTGCATACCGGTTTCTTCTGTTGCAGAAGAAGTGCTGGAGAACTGTTTGTTGGCAACGTTCACTGCCCATGCATTATCATTGGGAATGAGGTCTGCACTACCGAAGTTCCAGTTCCATTTAGTGTACTCCATATTGGTGCCACCGATCAGGTTAAGATGGTGATTGCCGAATTTGGTGGAATATTCAAGTGTTGAAAAGAGGGATGCGATCTCCACTTTGTCTGAATAGGAAGAAGCATATCCGTAACCGTTATTCCGTACTACGGAAGGCTGGAAGTAGTCGCGGTTGGAGCTCCTGTTTTCATAGTTCACCGTTGTATTGAAGAGCAGGCCTTTTGCGAGGTCTACATTAAAGGCATTGGAGAACTGGAGGTTATTGTTGATGTTCTTATCCTGCCGGTTTTTGTTGCCCAGGAGGTATTCCCGGGAACTTTCCGTTAAGGCAAAGAAGGAGGAAGGTAAGCTATAGGTATCAAACGCAAAGAAACTGCCGGTACGTTCATTAATAGCGCGGGGGCGGTCTGTACGGGTTACCCTGAAGCGGCTTGAGCTGTTCAGCCAGGGAGTAACTTTTGCATTGATGCTGGCCAGGATGGAGTAACGTTTGAAGCCGGTATTTTTGATCACGCCATCTTCCTTATAATGGCCAAGGCTGAGACGGTAGTTGATGGCATCTGTAGCGCCTGCCATAGACAGATCATAGTTATTGATCATGCCGGTCTGGTAGAAATAACTTTGCCAGTCTGTTGCGTTATTGAAATCAGGGTTCAGACTATCTGTCAGCATCATCGGCAGCGTTTGGTTATCTGCAAAACCGTTATAGAGGTTCAGCACGTCCATTTTCATACGGCGTTCTTCAGCACCACCTACTACTTCAATGAGCTTTGGTCTTTGTGTGATACCTACATAGGTGCTGAAATTGAATTCCGGTTTGCCGGTCTTTGCTTTACGGGTTTTGATGATGATGATACCGTTGGAGCCACGGGAACCGTAAATAGCGGCAGCAGATGCATCTTTGAGGATATCAATTGATTCAATGTCGTTAGGGTTGATGCCGGCAATAGCATTGGTACCTGTTCCGGAACCGTCTATACCGCCAAATTCTGTAACGGAGGTAGGGATCCCGTCTATCACATAAAGCGGTGCGCTTAATGCACGTGCTTCATCATAACCACGCAATACGGATGAGTTACCACGTATTACAACGGAGTTACGGATCCCGGGTTCGCCGGAAAAGTTCTGTACGTTCACGCCGGATACGCGGCCTTGCAGCATCATATCCACACTGGGCGCGGGGAGGTTGGCAATCGCATCACCTTTAACGGTGGCAATGGCGGCCGTGTTCTTACGGCGGGAAACTTCCTGGTAGCCGATCACCACCACATCTCCCAGCATCTTGGAGTTTATTTCCAGTACTACATTCACGGTTGATCTGCCGGCAACACTTACTTCCTGGTTATCATAACCAATAAAAGAGAATACGATGATCTTGGAATTGCCTTTTACAGTGAGAGAGAAATTACCGTTGACATCGGTAACTGTGCCGCTGGTCTTCAGGTCCTTGTCTGTAATTGTTACACCGGGTAAAGGAGCGCCGGTCTTGTCCTTCACGGTACCAGTCACCTTCTGTTCCTGTGCAAATCCATGCAGGCAAAGCAGGATCAGGAACATCAGCTGGAGCGTTCTTTTAAACATAATTTTAAATTTTGGTTGTTTTGATAAGTTTTAGATCAGTGCTAATAATTCAATCATTCAGATGTACTAAGTCATTTTGTGTTTTTATGGTTAGGAATAGATTTTAGTTGGGAAAAAGGCAATAAACGGCCATGCTGCTATGTAAGGATAGCAGTGTATTTATGCCCGGAGGGGCGTTTAGAAGATGGCTGTATTGTCTCTAGATGTCTATATTATCATGGTAAATGCGTTAAAGAGTAACTTAAAAAGTTAGGTATTTGAATGCAAAATCGATTTAGTCAAATGTTTTGAAGGATATTTTTCTCATTGGTTCATTGTTGTCTGATGATTTGCTGGATTAGTTATTCCTCTGAGTCACTGTTTTTGATGTACCATCTTTGGTTGATGTATTCGCAGGTTCATTCACTATGCGCCTGTTCAGCGTATAAGGGTGTCACTGTCCTGATGGTAATCTTCTCTAACTGATTTTGGTTTGCGATTTTGGTATATGATGCTCTGCTCTGAGTCTCGATCTAGATGCTTTTGGTTTTTTATCCCGATTAAAATGCTCTTTCTGCAACTAAACTATGACCTTATCCGGCAATATTAAAATTTGATAGTCCGATGTGACATAGTTATGACTGATCCCGATTTCAACGATAAGATAAGCTGTTTTGCCGATTAATTTTATAATTTCTTTAACAAATATCCACTGAACTTTTCTAGTGAGTGGGTGGCTTCTTAGATTCTTACACTGAACTGCTCATATTTTAACCCAAGTTTATTCACGCGGAATAGCTGAAGTTATCAGGTTAGCAGGTCTTAAAATTGTCATGTGCCTGTAAGGAGGAACGCTTAGACGAAGCGTGCCGGCAAAAGCTTAATCGTGCAATGTTTATTTTTTCGCGTTAAACTCTGTTAATCATTCCACGTCCAAATTCAAAACCACTTATATGAAAACAGGAATATTATTAGCCGCTATTGTTGGTGTCAGTTTTATAACCTCTGCTTCTTTTGCACAAAAAAAACGTGACAGGCGTGAAGATGTACGCGATCGCAGAGAGGATGTGCGTGACAGAAGAGAGAATGTCCGCGATCGCCGTGAAGATCGCAGGGATGTACGGGAAGATGTACGGGATGCAAAACACGACGGGGGGATTAAAGACAGGATGGAAGATGTACGGGATAAACGTGAAGATGTGCGCGACAGGAGAGAGGATGTACGTGATCGCAAAGAGAATCGCAGGGATAGAAGGGAAGACAGGCGGGATAGGAAGCACTAAAGGCTATTTGCAATAAAGGAAATGCTGCAGGCAATCACAATAGGGAATACCGGAAATGCCAAAGCGTGGCTGCAATAAAGGAAACGCTGCAGGCAATTCACAATAGGGAATACCGGAAATGCCAAAGTGTGCCTGCAATAAAGAATACCATCAACAACAAAGTACATTCACAATAAATATAACCTTGGAAAAAAGCAAAGAGGAATTGCATATCGATGCAATTCCTCTTTAATTTGGGTTTTTCTATTTGAAAAGATAGCTGTTCTATTTTGAAAAGATAGTTTCAAGCTTTTTCTGTAACGCTTCTTCCCGGAGATCTTTCGCAATCACTTTACCGGAAGGGTCCAGTAGGAAGTTAGTGGGCACGGCCCTGATCCCGTATTCCTCTACAATAGCACTTTTCCAGCCTTGCAGATCACCAACATGCGCCCAGGTAAGACCATCTTTGGCAATAGCCGCCAGCCATGCATCTTTCTTGGTATCCAGCGTAACACCTACAATAGTGAACCCTTTTTCATGGTACTTATTATATGCAGTTACCACATTCGGATTTTCTTTCCTGCAGGGACCGCACCAGCTGGCCCAGAAATCTACCAGTACATACTTTCCTTTCAGGCTGGAGAGTTTGAAAGGAATCCCTGAAGTATCTGCCAGGGTGAAATCAGGTGTTGCCCCGATACCGGTTTTGGCAGCGATCCTGCGGGTTTCCGTAATCTCCTTGCCATAAGCGGATTGCTGTGCAGCAGGTTTGAGCATAGCAAAAGTGCGTTCCACTTTTTCCGGTGCAGGATAATTGATGTAACGGTCAATAATGATAAAGGGAGAAACAGGGGAAGCAGGATATTTTCTGATGAAGTTCACTACTGCGGAATCCAGCTCATTACCCAGATCATCAAACCCTTTACGGGCTGCTGCGCGGGCTACAGTATCTTTTGCTTTTTCAGCAGCATCTATCTGCTGATACAACGGCCCTGCTTTTTGCGTGATGGACTGCCAGGTTTTACCCCATTCTTTCCATTGTACCTGGCTTTCACTGCCACTGAACTGAACATCATTAAAAGTACTGTCTGCCGTAATGGTCATTACCTTATTCTCTGCAAAGAAGCCAAAACCCCTGCGTATGCCGTCCACCCGGATAAAGTAGAAATAAGCACCGGGTGCTTTACCTTTAAAGGTAAAGCTGCCGTTCTTCATTATCACGGAATCTAAGATGTCCTTCTTGCCTTCCTGGTGGGAGAGGTACACTTTCCTGTCAGGGATGTCTTTCACTTTCCCGTTAATTGTAAAGGATTGCGCTTGCACTAAACTGCTGCATCCTGCCAGGGTCATTAAACAGACGATGATCTTTTTCATTCAAAGTATTTTTTAAGGTTATGGTACTTTATATCCAAGGTCTACGATCCTTGCAAAGCCACTGTAAACATTGGTGTAAGTAGTAAAATCTCCTACGGTGGAAACATCGAAGAAGTACACTTTACTTTCTGTGCCCGTCCAGGTAACAGCTACCAGTTGAGAGGTACCACCCGGTACGCGGTTAAACTTCATTTTGATAATTGTTTCGCCGGCAGGGAAAGTGAATTGCGGAACAGTGATATTGGAAGTGGTTTCGTACTTGTACATCTTATTGCCTACGCCGTAATAGATATGTGGTGTGAGGGTAGAAGATGCGGCAGCCGTCAAGTTCACAATATCGGGCGCACTCATCTGTGTTTTAAGCAGGGTAATAACTGGCGCTGCGGTTGTAGCCACTGTTTTGAACTTCAGCAGCCAGGGCGTATTGGTTTCATCTTTGAACACGCAGTTGTATTCGCGCACTACGTTGGCAGAATCCATGTATAACAGGTCCATGCCAACATTGTTCATGTCAAATACTGAACTGGCGGCTCCGGGGAATGCATTCAGCACGGTACCTCCTGCACTGTAGAAACGTTTGTTCAGCGCATCATATACCGTAACCGTGTAAGTAGTACCACCGGCTACAAAAGGCGCCAGGGTATAATTCTGATTACCGGCAGGTGTGAGCAGGGATGCTCCCCATTTCTTTGAACCCGGGAAACCACCTACGAGGTTGGTATGCAGCTTGCCATCATTTATTGCCACACCTAATGAACCGGATAAACTGGTACCGGTGCTGCTGCTGGCCCAGGTATGACGGGCAGGTTTTACGATGGATGGTGCTGCATAGAACAGGTAACCATAGTTGAACTTTTTCAACATGGTTTGATAACTCAGTTCCATACCATCTGTTTCTGTGAGCAGGTAGATCTTTTTGGAAGAAGGAGAGAGGTCGTCCGTGATCTGGAAAGGTGTGATCTCCAGCTTCACGGGTTTGCCCATTGGGTTTGCTGCGTTCAGCGAGGAATACACATTCCTTTCTACAGAACCGTTGGGCAGGATCATAGAGAAATCGCCTACGCCTGCTTTATCTTCCAGGAACATCCATCCCTGTGCATACTTGTTGATAATAGTAAGATTGTAAAAGAGGAAAGAACTTACGCCGGTACGTTTATCTGTTACCTTATAGGTAAGGCGGTAGTTCTGGCCTAAAGAGAACGGCGGCTCCGTGATCTTTACCGCAAGGTTGCGGGTGGTAGCGATCACTGTTTTAGGTAAGTTGTAATTGCTGGCCGGAGAATTATCAAACACCATCCATTCAAATGTAAGGTTCTCTTCATTTGGCGAGGTGGTTTGTGTGATCTTCGGATTTATTTTCAGCGTGTCCCCGAAAGTGATGGGCACATTAACAGCGCCATAGGTGTCCGTTATTTGCAGTTTGTTCAGTTCTGCATAGGTATAGTTGCCTTTGTCCTTATAACAACTGCTGAACAACACGGCCAGTATGCTTATGATGGTTAGATTAGCTTTCATGTAGATTCATTTGATCGGTTAAGGGAATACAACGCGAACGCCGTTTTCATCCAGCATGGGGCCATTGGCCTGTTCATAATTATAGAGCGCCAGTTTTACGGTTTGGATCAGGAAGTTTTGATCTCCCGGGAAAATGGTACTGTTCCAGTCTGTTTTACCTGTTACCTGGATCATGAACTTGAACTTGGTGGCAGAGTATACACCAAAGCTTACCGCGAGGCGGGAATCCCATGATGCGGGTTTCAGCAATTGATCATTGAAGCTGATCTTATAATGCAGGCGGTCATATACGCTTAGTCCGGGCTTGTCTCCATAACCGGGTTTGAAATCTTTGGAATCCACCACCGTAAAATCAATCGTTACGATGCTATCCTTTAAACCGGGTTTGCGATAGAGGTATACCGGTACTTTTACTTCATATGCATTAGCAGGCATTACCAATGGCCCTATGTTATAATGATAACCGGCTTTTGCTTTGGAAGAATCAGCAATGGTTAGTTTGATCTCCCTGTCTTTATCTGTGGCGGTGCCCATGATAC includes:
- a CDS encoding SusC/RagA family TonB-linked outer membrane protein, translating into MFKRTLQLMFLILLCLHGFAQEQKVTGTVKDKTGAPLPGVTITDKDLKTSGTVTDVNGNFSLTVKGNSKIIVFSFIGYDNQEVSVAGRSTVNVVLEINSKMLGDVVVIGYQEVSRRKNTAAIATVKGDAIANLPAPSVDMMLQGRVSGVNVQNFSGEPGIRNSVVIRGNSSVLRGYDEARALSAPLYVIDGIPTSVTEFGGIDGSGTGTNAIAGINPNDIESIDILKDASAAAIYGSRGSNGIIIIKTRKAKTGKPEFNFSTYVGITQRPKLIEVVGGAEERRMKMDVLNLYNGFADNQTLPMMLTDSLNPDFNNATDWQSYFYQTGMINNYDLSMAGATDAINYRLSLGHYKEDGVIKNTGFKRYSILASINAKVTPWLNSSSRFRVTRTDRPRAINERTGSFFAFDTYSLPSSFFALTESSREYLLGNKNRQDKNINNNLQFSNAFNVDLAKGLLFNTTVNYENRSSNRDYFQPSVVRNNGYGYASSYSDKVEIASLFSTLEYSTKFGNHHLNLIGGTNMEYTKWNWNFGSADLIPNDNAWAVNVANKQFSSTSSATEETGMQSIFLRLNYDFKDRYLLSAVINRDASSKFGKDNRWGTFPSISLGWIISDEPGLENSLGFMNFLKLRGSWGITGNQPERNYLGYNNYTVNQAGFADNRDVTSYNGTSVITPNYYSGIAQKDLSWEESRQGNLGLEAGFFKDRIRLIVDVYKRELTKGFFDFLLPNASGYTLAQTNAIGLRNSGVEVTLNTRNLNPKSALQWNTDITFSYNQNVITALPNGGRSIIFNYNTGVYGSDYLLSVGLPVNQFYVFQFKGIYSRPEDVPYNLLTGQPMKNFVGWDYHAGDPILVDQDGNFDLKEPMDQIIGGDPNPKFYGGILNNLTYKGFSLGVFLSYTLGRDIMNSYENRRLEYLFEATGDNGERNLASRAIMDINKLNFWKKPGDIATLPTFSLVEGTRSPYRFFDKTTMYIEKGDYLRIKYITAGYSFNQQVLNKLKIKRLRLYGVVDNLYTFQKSTIPDAEGVNAYGIYTGDGYPIPKKFTIGLDFGF
- the odhB gene encoding 2-oxoglutarate dehydrogenase complex dihydrolipoyllysine-residue succinyltransferase, whose translation is MIIEIKVPTVGESISEVTLAKWLKKDGDVVKQDEVLCEMESEKATFELNAEKAGVLKIIAKEGDTLQIGAVACTIDTDGAAATTAAPAAAAPAPAATEAPAPAAAPAAPAVNKGTIDIKVPTIGESISEVTLLKWLKQTGDYVERDEVLCELESEKATFELNAEEAGVLKTIAKDGDTLNIGDVACQIDTSAPRPAGKAQPAQQQAAAAAPKAQAPAAAPLPNDVKATPVAAAVIADKKVDPASIKGSGAHGKILKDDVMAALENPGVPVGHELFSRVERREKMSNLRKVVSRRLVEAKNTTAMLTTFNEVDMTNIMAIRSKYKEAFKTSHGVNLGFMSFFTKAVCFALQEFPAVNAYIDGEELVYHDFCDISIAVSAPKGLVVPVIRNAESMGMADIEKKVVELATKARDNKLSMEEMTGGTFTITNGGVFGSLMSTPIINIPQSAILGMHKIQDRPMAVNGQVVILPMMYVALSYDHRIIDGKESVSFLVRVKEMLENPEQLLFGRDPVKALLKL
- a CDS encoding RagB/SusD family nutrient uptake outer membrane protein, with product MKRLKYILPALMTTWFLIAGSSCKKILELESKNVPSSNKFWKTDKDALAGLLGGYSMLRDALTDENRYYVYGDVPANTFEITYNSDYSIHQLRDGSFDGVYYGYLENLQNWTKFYKAIAQANLLIKKIPDIPENTFKSGHKEYYLGESYFLRAFNYFYISRVWGDVPLVLDAVEDVAEAKNYGREKQDVVLKQALADLDKAVEMLPQSPISSSDRGIRATKASALALKAHIYAWMKDYPKCEEATRDLVANPSTYGLTFITDSAAYSKMAIGKSTEAIFEINISYEQSEASWNGIGEKTLWAPFLATREPNNKDGVPWRVHPGTKNTLFWEANDLREKIWLYEDVRLDMTMLKKYSNVIYRDGDLQRDPRYSNNILIFRLSDIILLRAEALYKLNREPEARILLNKTRNRAGIGDLDPGLVGIDFFYEVIWERGRELFAEGHFYWDLLRTDIGTEYFNSLFKDAMHAGSPSYGRNYWPIPRVLFKDNLLMKQTPYWNGRL
- a CDS encoding fasciclin domain-containing protein — translated: MKLSIKWLTAFLLLAAFASCKKNDYFIGGSLHNPNFNGTTYDYLKTNPLFDTLVLLIDKTGLKDEINAAGTTFFAPTDYSIKNYVKDVVQERKRLEANDENLIFDFKDLDFAKLKDSVRAYIFGEKIERAGLNATGKYYSAKDAEQRHISLRDDPSGGYSSGGLTNIPRYIYFTKVIGALDPLDNSAVPSEEKDARIVAQTSGIITTNGVLHVLANGHIFTFATAPK
- a CDS encoding DUF5007 domain-containing protein codes for the protein MNKYKTLRNCLILGAFGLGLITACKKVPIGYISDQIRYVSDTFRIPRGTNYKSDPQGFELDGSNYPISVKLLEVRDLATGKPTNLFNEPHEVYIWNALFNVNTDTTVALLNKKRSKQTLPSLEVVEKSGQLILNEGSLEIPAGNYAFDLQVTNGSGTKTFKSISVLQMIDQPFEDKGTGCAYFIDGTNTSGDIAVPTMSYKKVSNDGYQVRLKVVDKNGSPFNPKLAELQKRGDRPLFETYAKFNPVEYTDTTMVCNYELTPFPILEYPGYGYLMYYRIPSNKVIIDAGVTPNVPGQTYNVNPRWAFRLLVKGTYEVTVRLPKVTRKP